From the Mangifera indica cultivar Alphonso chromosome 10, CATAS_Mindica_2.1, whole genome shotgun sequence genome, one window contains:
- the LOC123227807 gene encoding protein NEDD1-like: protein MALLGASGGDTIKLFDVSLEPGDPFILSYTPSPGCLVNSVKWNHTNLVVASAGEDKKISLWRKNGQSMGTIPVSGTDGGDNFEESILAISFSNKGSRYICSGGSSQVVRIWDLQRKRCIKWLKGHNNSITGVMYNCKDEHLASISLSGDLILHNLASGARAAELKDPNEQVLRVLDYSRISRHLLVTAGDDGTVNLWDTTGRSPKASWLKQHSAPTAGISFSPSTDKIIASVGLDKKLYTYDSGSRRPSSCITYEAPFSSLAFRDDGLVLAAGTSNGRVVFYDVRGKPQPFTVLRAYSATEAVSSLCWQRSKPVIVNESTCTAETALLGGSAEDSILMPDPLPSVTSSSVSLSTAVSGSRLVGRSGTSAEASLLSVNSGGSVSSTFNFSSTEETPQRSHLRPGGPLARLHAPRGSYNFKDDMEVFSPLVDVQPITPSLDKMWDNHEGAKKDHPPVDKKTSSLLFPSSSRRFPFAEDGANDHPIFDWKSSSTSKQDDIKSSFTESVSTPAPSSKVEDDSSITPPEAWGGEKLPDKFTNLRLPSRFGTLTSIGLTAGSVYSDLSSSLNQMNTSFLTSSSLSYENLSTKDISSKQEPSSLGFPESLSSSSTSLSLGGKGFAGAAGLDLPRNSSTLPRRFSTYAERISTTSTFSDGTSPSSASPKTKKTGAETREEILSSLLSRCDTSAAMEPGALPAINGTLKASQPDPQQGSNFTLQLFQRTLEESLDSFQKSIHEDMRNLHIEILRQFHMQEMEMSSVMSSILENQAELMKEIKSLKKENQHLRQLL from the exons ATGGCACTGCTAGGGGCGAGCGGTGGCGACACTATCAAGCTCTTCGATGTTTCGCTTGAGCCCGGCGATCCGTTCATTTTAAGTTACACGCCTTCTCCCGGTTGCCTTGTCAACTCAGTCAAGTGGAACCACACAA ATTTAGTTGTTGCAAGTGCTGGAGAGGATAAGAAGATATCGTTGTGGAGGAAAAATGGGCAGAGCATGGGAACAATTCCAGTCTCTGGTACTGATGGTGGAGACAATTTTGAG GAATCTATATTGGCTATTAGCTTTAGCAACAAGGGATCCAGATATATATGTTCTGGTGGAAGCAGTCAAGTAGTAAGAATATGGGATTTGCAGCGGAAACGTTGCATCAAGTGGTTAAAGGGCCATAATAATTCTATAACAGGAGTGATGTACAATTGCAAGGATGAGCACTTGGCTTCTATCAGTCTAAGTGGGGATCTTATTCTTCATAACCTTGCTTCTGGAGCAAGGGCTGCTGAATTAAAGGACCCTAATGAACAG GTGCTGAGAGTGCTTGATTATTCACGGATTAGTCGACACCTTTTAGTGACTGCAGGTGATGATGGGACTGTGAATTTGTGGGATACAACCGGTCGTAGCCCAAAG GCTTCTTGGCTGAAACAGCATTCTGCTCCAACCGCTGGGATTAGCTTCTCGCCATCCACTGATAAG ATAATTGCTAGTGTTGGGCTGGATAAAAAGCTATACACTTATGATTCAGGGTCTAGAAGACCATCATCTTGCATTACTTATGAGGCACCTTTCTCTTCGTTGGCCTTTAGAGATGATGGTTTGGTGCTGGCAGCTGGAACAAGTAATGGTCGAGTGGTTTTCTATGATGTCCGTGGCAAACCACAGCCTTTTACTGTTCTTCGTGCTTATAGTGCTACAGAG GCTGTTTCAAGTTTATGCTGGCAAAGATCAAAGCCAGTTATTGTTAATGAGAGCACTTGTACTGCCGAGACTGCTCTTTTGGGGGGTTCTGCAGAAGATTCGATTCTTATGCCTGACCCACTTCCTTCAGTGACATCATCAAGCGTTTCATTGTCCACAGCAGTATCAGGTTCACGTCTTGTTGGGCGTTCAGGCACTAGTGCAGAAGCATCTTTGCTTTCAGTGAATAGTGGTGGTTCTGTATCAAGCACATTCAACTTCTCTTCAACTGAGGAAACACCACAACGTAGCCATCTCAGGCCAGGGGGACCATTGGCAAGATTGCATGCTCCTCGTGGTAGTTATAACTTTAAGGATGATATGGAGGTATTTTCCCCACTTGTGGATGTTCAGCCAATTACACCCTCACTTGATAAGATGTGGGATAATCATGAGGGAGCAAAGAAAGATCATCCACCTGTTGATAAGAAGACCTCATCCCTTTTGTTTCCTTCATCCAGTAGGAGATTCCCTTTTGCAGAGGATGGAGCTAATGATCATCCAATTTTTGATTGGAAATCCAGTTCAACCTCCAAACAG GATGATATCAAATCTTCCTTTACCGAATCAGTGTCTACACCTGCTCCATCTTCCAAGGTTGAAGACGACTCCTCCATCACACCTCCAGAAGCTTGGGGTGGTGAAAAATTACCTGATAAATTTACCAACCTGCGTCTGCCGTCTCGTTTTGGGACGTTGACTTCTATTGGTCTGACAGCAGGGTCTGTGTATTCCGATCTGTCCTCATCACTTAATCAGATGAATACAAGCTTCTTGACAAGTTCTAGCTTGAGCTATGAAAACTTGAGCACCAAGGATATCTCTTCAAAGCAGGAGCCCTCTTCATTGGGATTTCCAGAAAGCCTTTCCTCAAGTTCAACATCATTGTCTCTTGGCGGAAAAGGCTTTGCAGGAGCAGCTGGTCTTGACTTACCCAGAAACTCTTCGACTCTACCTCGAAGATTTTCAACCTATGCTGAGAGAATCAGCACTACTTCCACCTTCAGTGATGGCACTTCTCCTTCAAGTGCTTCacccaaaacaaagaaaacaggAGCTGAAACCAGGGAAGAAATTTTGAGTAGCTTGTTGTCAAGATGTGATACATCGGCTGCAATGGAACCAGGAGCTCTTCCAGCTATAAAT GGAACCCTAAAGGCTTCACAGCCAGATCCACAGCAGGGAAGTAATTTTACTCTTCAGCTCTTTCAGCGCACTCTTGAAGAATCTCTTGATTCATTCCAGAAATCCATACATGAAGATATGAGGAACCTTCATATTGAAATCTTAAGACAATTCCATATGCAGGAG ATGGAAATGTCAAGTGTGATGAGCTCAATTCTAGAAAACCAAGCTGAGCTGATGAAAGAAATCAAGTCTCTCAAGAAAGAAAACCAACATCTGCGTCAACTTCTATGA